Proteins from a single region of Hypanus sabinus isolate sHypSab1 chromosome 26, sHypSab1.hap1, whole genome shotgun sequence:
- the LOC132381876 gene encoding ER membrane protein complex subunit 4-like: MTSSSAAAAAALLGNRARRHKWAIELALSNSGRGRERQGAQGEPVYPVGYSERQLPDTSVQETDRILVEKRCWDVALGPLKQVPMNLFIMYMAGNTISIFPIMMVCMMAWRPIQALMSISATFKLLESSSQQWLQGLVYLIGNLVGLALAVYKCQSMGLLPTHASDWLAFIEPPQRVEYAGGGLIL, translated from the exons ATGACGTCGTCCtcagcggcggcggcggcggcgctGCTGGGCAACCGCGCGCGCCGCCACAAGTGGGCCATCGAGCTGGCGCTCAGCAACAGCGGCAG GGGACGTGAGCGACAGGGTGCACAAGGAGAGCCAGTTTACCCTGTTGGCTACTCAGAGAGGCAGCTGCCAGACACCAGTGTGCAGGAGACGGACCGGATCCTCGTTGAGAAG CGGTGCTGGGATGTAGCCCTGGGGCCTCTGAAGCAGGTACCCATGAACCTGTTCATCATGTACATGGCAGGCAACACCATCTCCATCTTTCCCATCATGATGGTGTGCATGATGGCCTGGAGGCCCATCCAGGCCCTGATGTCCATCTCTGCCA CTTTCAAGCTTTTGGAGAGTTCGAGCCAGCAGTGGCTACAGGGGCTGGTGTACCTCATCGGCAACTTGGTGGGGCTGGCTCTGGCTGTATACAAGTGCCAGTCGATGGGCCTGCTCCCCACCCATGCCTCCGACTGGCTGGCCTTCATTGAACCCCCTCAG AGAGTGGAATACGCAGGAGGGGGGTTGATCCTGTGA